Part of the Trypanosoma brucei gambiense DAL972 chromosome 8, complete sequence genome, TCAGCGTTTGCACTTTATCCCCTACCGTATGCGGTGCATTTGGCCTCGCCGGCCGGGCAGTTATGGTCATGTTCGCCTGCGTTCTCCATATCAGCATTGCTGCCTCCCACTGACGGTTCTCCGGGGCTGCCGCACGACAAACCGCCTTCGACCATTTCATTTATATCATCGCCCGCCGCCCCCCTCCTCACACATATTTGGCAGTTCCGATTCAGATGAGACGCTACACACATCCAATCACCAAgtcctccccctttcctttcaaTGGTTTTCTTTGATGCCTTCCTCCCGTCTTCTTGTCCAGGCGCATCGGTCCACTTGGGGGCTTTGTGTGGGACGATGTTGCGGTGCAAATACGGCGTCACCCCAACAGCTTTCTTTCCGGGGTGTCGTGGGTTGTTTCGGCAACCTGAGCTCCCTTATCCTGCTCAGCGGAGTCGGCGGCACGCAGCACCGCCTGAGACCCCAAGCCGATACGAAGTTATATCTGGCGCGAGCCCGTCACCCACccacccacacacacgcacacgcaaacacacagacAGAAATTATGGATTCGGCAGAGTCCTGGCGTGGGCCTTGGTTCGCGCCACCGTCGCTACAGTTCCCACTGCTCGCTAGCACTAATGATAGGCGCCGCCCGTTTCCGTTTGGGTTCAGGAGCTCCTTCTCCGATGGCATCACTATGGTTGGATCCCGTTTCGTTATTCGCGCGTCCTTGCGAATAACGAAACTTGCACGACGCTGCCTTCGGCCCCATCCGAGAGGGCGGGCAAAGCGGGGCACACATCCGCGTGCGTTCACCCCACCCCCTCCACCGCAGGCTGGTTTTCCTTGATCCGCTCGCCTTGTCGGTCTCGGTGCTTTCTCCCCCTGCCGCCTCTTCCATTCCATGCCGAAAACGAGAAACCGCGCGGGGGTTGGGTCACATTGTCATTTGGTGTCTCCCCAAGGGTTTCCGACGCCCCAACAAATACCCACCGGTGAGGTCCCCGCggttcccccttccttttccgtcCCATCCCACCCCTTCGCGTTTCCCGTTATATCCGGCCCCGCCTCACACATCTCTTCGGCCCGACGTGCTCGCGTAACGTCGATATCGGGCGGTGTACGGGCGAATGGCTTCAAAGCATTCTTTTAGAGCTCTTCCTGCGCCCGAGTCATTTGACTTATGGTCGCCCTTTGTCGAGGGAAGGTCAAGTTAGACTAGGGACATACCGCCGGATCGCGGACCCTCTCTGCCCTGGTCGCGGGTATTGGCAGAGGCGGCCAACCCGTTGGCCAATCATTGCTTGATATTGCTTCCCTGTTTCTGCCCCTTCGTTATGGCAACAGCACAATGTGTATTCGACATAGCGGTGGctgagggggaggagggttgTTCTACGGGGTCACCCGCGTCCCTGGGCGGCGCCACTGCGGGTCGAAAAAGAGCAATTTCCTCCGACCGAGCGCGCTGCGTCCTCTTTGGCGCAGACCGAACGCCATTGAGAGGATTGGTTCTCTGCGTGTTGAACTCCAATCCCACATTGAAACCGATGTATTCCCCATGGCGTTTCTGCCCCGTGACGTCCGAAAAATCGTCCACGGTGAAGACCGCTTTCGGCTATGGGAAAAGGTTTCCCTTGCCTGATATTTTGtccttcattcctttccATACCGCACTGACCAAACACAAGTTGTCCCGAAACGATCGCATTTCTTTTGAAAAGTGTAACGCCTTCCCTCGTAGTAGGCGAGTGATTTCATCCCCTCTCCGGGTTCGAAGGGTCTTAAGGCTTCTCGGGGGCCGCAAAGACCCCGCGAAATACAACCGCCGAAGATTTTTCTGGGCAGCTCgggcactttttttttcgtagcGGCGCGTTCCACCCCTTCGCCATTCCCATACGTACTGCCTCCGCCATGTGGTTCCAAACCAAGCCTGTGTCTTACCATTCTCTCGATCACGCCCCCGTACGCTGTTCGCTTCGACGCACCGCCAGGGATGGGGAACCGAACGCCCGGAGCTCCTTTTTTGTGCGAAAGGTCAATGCTTTAAGGCTTCCGCATCACCACACCGCGGTCCGCAGGGGCAAGCCAGCCCCTCCCTCGCCGATATTTACGAAACCGCTGATTTCATACAAAAGCACCATCACAAGCGATCGACGACCCGGGGAAGTTCCGACAACGGTGTTACGCCATCACCGTCGCGCCGTCGAAGTGCGCCGTCGGCGGCACCACAGGAAGAAACCGCCACCGAGGGGTTCGTTTCAGTCGAGCGACGGTGATGGCATAACACCGTTGTCGGATATTTCTTCCCCAAAGCCATTCAAAGGCATGTGGCACAGAGGCCCAAAACCAAAACATTTCCCCCCTACAAACACAACATATTGGCATTTTAAAAATTCCCCAGACCTCCCTGCGCATGTGGATTCGTAGAAGGTTGCCGCGCAGCGAGGGGGAGGGCGCTGCAGCCCTCTTGAGGGCCACCAGTGCTTCAAAAAAGTCcgcagggaagaaaaagggtcGCGAGGCGTTAGGAAGACGCTTTGCGGACAACACGGCATTGGCACCGTGCGGCACCTCCTTCCAAGCGAACCTCTCCGCTCGCCCGCCAGAGCTCAGGTGCTCGGTCCCCACAGCACCTTCAACGCCGCGGACTGCCCGGCGTGTGTCGCGCTCGCTTCCCAAGCGCGCAAAATCGCGCAAACACGTCGAGCCCTCCAACCATCGAAATTCGATGATGTGACATGTAtccttctccatttcttCCCAAGACCCCGTTCCAGCCCACGTCTCCAATGAGACTCTGACCATATGGGGCAGAAGGGCGGGCCGGGGCGGAAATGCAAGAGGAGGGGGCTTGATGTCGCTTCCatcaaaaaagaggggggagtCATCGCGTGGCACCCGCGCTCCGTGATGTGCTTTGTTGTGGCGGTTGGATCGTACTTGGAGCTACGTTCTTTGCTCCTGGAAGGGTGCATTGGGGCGGCGATCGCATGGCGGAGTCAGCCCGTCCCACTTTGTAGACGTGGTGCAGCCGTAATACGGGGTGCGTTTCTGCACCCGAGGGAGACCGGTTTATATGAGGAGGTGCGGGCGGGAATGTGGTCGTGAAGTAGGTAGCCTGCAGCCGCGCCCCATCCtttttgctctctttttttctttaaggggaaaaagaggacCAATGAAATGGGGGTTGCGGTTGTTGAGaagagaaggggaggggTTCTGTGCCGTACTATTTCAAATAGCAACCCCCAACACCTTTCAGTTATTTTTCTCAACCCGTGACAGACACCAGCAGATGCCACACTAAATTTAGTGATTCAACGCTCTCGACTTTCGTGCCTCTGCGGCCTCAATGAACTTATTAAGTTAAACTTACTGGTGATGACTTTCAACCGTTAACGCAACGAGTCTTCTGACTACGCAGCGGCGTTGTTTTTCAAATAAATCCCTGCGTGCTGTAGCTGAATGTGTTCAAGGGCCGCCGTTTGCCTCGGTGAGGCTCTTTTTTGATAAGGTTTGCACATGCAATGTTTTACGTGCCGTCGGAAAAAGTTGCTGACCCAGCGAGTATATATTTACGTAATATTCCGCTGTGTGTCTTGGCTTTGGAAACTCCGGTGATTCAAACAAACGTGAGTACATGCGTCGATTGTGT contains:
- a CDS encoding T. brucei spp.-specific protein, which gives rise to MRCIWPRRPGSYGHVRLRSPYQHCCLPLTVLRGCRTTNRLRPFHLYHRPPPPSSHIFGSSDSDETLHTSNHQVLPLSFQWFSLMPSSRLLVQAHRSTWGLCVGRCCGANTASPQQLSFRGVVGCFGNLSSLILLSGVGGTQHRLRPQADTKLYLARARHPPTHTHAHANTQTEIMDSAESWRGPWFAPPSLQFPLLASTNDRRRPFPFGFRSSFSDGITMVGSRFVIRASLRITKLARRCLRPHPRGRAKRGTHPRAFTPPPPPQAGFP
- a CDS encoding T. brucei spp.-specific protein; the encoded protein is MWFQTKPVSYHSLDHAPVRCSLRRTARDGEPNARSSFFVRKVNALRLPHHHTAVRRGKPAPPSPIFTKPLISYKSTITSDRRPGEVPTTVLRHHRRAVEVRRRRHHRKKPPPRGSFQSSDGDGITPLSDISSPKPFKGMWHRGPKPKHFPPTNTTYWHFKNSPDLPAHVDS